The region GATTCAAATCTTAAAAATGTTTCATTTATTCGTGTAGCTGCCTTGGCCGCACTCGATAGGGCCTTTTCAGAAAATTCTATAGGACTTCTGTAGTGCTTGGAAAGAAAGAAAATTTTCAGTGCGTCTGCACCATATTTTTTCAAAGCTTCCCTCAGCAAAAAAATGTTTCCAGTAGATTTGCTCATTTTATCGCCGGTGTATTTGATCATTCCGTTATGCAACCAGTATTTGACAAAGGTTTTACCAGTCAGGGCTTCGCTTTGGGCTTTCTCATTTTCATGGTGTGGAAATATAAGATCTTCTCCTCCTGCGTGAATATCAAGGGTTGTACCAAGTAATTTCGTCGACATGACGGAACACTCAATATGCCATCCGGGTCTGCCGTTACCCCAGGGACTTTTCCAGTACGGTTCGCCTGGCTTTGCTGATTTCCACAAAGCAAAGTCGAGTGGGTCACGTTTTTTCTCATTCAGGTCAATTCTCGCCCCGGCTTTCAATTCGTCAATTGATCGATGAGATAATTCTCCGTAACGAGGAAAGCTCCTTACACTGAAATAGACATCTCCGTCAACAACATACGCATGATTCTTTGCTATTAAATTTTGGATGGCGTTGATTATCTCTGGGACAAAATCCGATGTCTTTGGAGAAAAGTTCGGCGCTCTAACGCCCAGGGCCATCGAATCTCGCCAGTACTCAGCTATGAATGTTTCTGAAATGTCTTTGAAGTCTACAGAAAACTCGATTGACTTATTTATTATTTTGTCATCAATGTCGGTGAAGTTTTGAACCATTATAACTCTGTAACCTCTGTATTCTAAATATCTCCTGAGCGCATCAAAAACCACCATCGGCCTTGCATTGCCTATATGGATAAGTCCATATACTGTTGGCCCGCAAACATACATCCTTACAATACCTGGTTCATTTTCTTTGAATTCCTCAATGTGTTTACTTAGAGTATTGTAAAAGCGCATATTCTCACCCCAAAATTGATTTGATTCTTGCTGCCACTTCATTAGGACCTAAGAGAAAAACAATATCCACAAGCTCTGGTCCTTCGTGTTTACCAGTCAGAACATATCTCAACGTGCTGTAAAATTCTTTCGCACTCACCTTTTGTTTTTTTATTGTTGACCTGAATACTTCCACAATAGAATTTTTATCAGAACGGTCAAGGCTTTCAAGTTTGTCGGCACATTCGAGCATGGCACACTTTATTTGATATTCCGTTTCCGTTTTTATCTCTGGCTTCACAAAGAAGAAATCTGCAACATGTTGAAAATCTTCCAGAGTGTGGAGTCTATCCTTAACAGCAATTATTACTCTGCGTAACCAATCCTGATTCCTGGGTATGAAATTCCATTTTTCCAGCAAAGGTTTTAAAAGTTGCTCCAGTTCCTCTTCGTTTGTAGATCTTATGTATTGGCCGTTCATCCAGCTGAGTTTTGCTGGGTCAAAAATGGCCGGATTTTTGCTAAGTCTATCTATGGAGAATCTTTCAATCATTTCCTGCATGGACATTATTTCTTTTGCATCTGGTGAAGACCATCCAAGCAGGGCAAGATAATTAACAACGGCTTGAGGCAGGTATCCTCTTTCTCTGAGTTCTTCGATTGAGGTTGCACCATGCCTCTTACTCAATTTCTTTCCATCCGGCCCGAGAATTGTCGAAACATGTCCAATTTCAGGGGGTCTGGCAGAAAAGGCTTCATATAGCGCGAGTTGTTTCACAGTATTTGGCAAGTGATCGTCCCCACGTATGACATGCGTTATTTGCATGAGCATATCGTCAACAACGCAGGCAAAATTGTAAGTTGGTATCCCATTGCTTCTCAGTATAGCAAAGTCTCCCACAGAACCTTCAGAAAATTGCACGGTGCCTTTTACCAGATCATTGTGAATAAAGGCCTTTCTTGGCATTGAAAAATATATAGCTGGTTTTAATCCTTTCTCTTCATATTCTCTTTTGCGTTCTTTTGTAGCGAATGGTTCGAAGATTGTGCGGTCATAATGGGGGGTCAGCCCTTTCGAAAGCAGTTTTTCTCTTATCTCTTCTATTTCTTCGGGATAGGCAAATACTTCATAGGCTTTGTCAAGGGCAATTAGTTTTTTTGCATATTCTTCGTATATATTCAATCGCTCACTTTGCCTGTATGGGCCGAAAGATCCTCCTATATCTGGTCCTTCATCCCAATTTAGTCCTAACCATTGAAGTGTCTTCATAAGATTTTCTTCGAAAATTCCTTCTGAACGTGCTATGTCTGTATCTTCTATTCTCAGAATGAACTTTCCGCCATGATGTTTTGCAAAAAGATAATTAAAAAGGGCTGTTCTTGCTCCTCCAACATGGAGATAGCCGGTTGGGCTTGGTGCAAATCTTACTCTAACCAATTCCTACACCTCCTACTTTTCAACCTTTTTTTTCACGAAAAACCAGAGATAAAGATCGAATTTTCCCGGGCTTTCACCGAATTTTTCTGCCTCAAAACTCAGGAGTCTTTCAAAGATCAGATATCGTTTTTTGGTGAGTGTCTTTGGAATTTCTTCTATTATATTGTATCTATGCATAAGTGATAAGACATGCCTGTCCAAAATTGCCAGTTTTTCAACGCCAGTGTTTCTTAGAAAATGACTGGCTTCCTTATAGCCAATTCCGATTGCATTGTTGACCAACCATTCACGTGCTTCGAATGGATCGATAGTTGTCAGTTGTTTCAATTGACCAATGATTTTGCGGTTCTTGATTATGTATGAAGCCCTCGCCTTTGGAAACCTGTGGCCGAGTTCTGAGAGTTTTTTTGAAAGTTCGTCTTCATCCAAATGAATAAAACCAGCTTTTCCAATTAACTTCTGGGCTTTAATTCCGCCCTGAGCGGTCCAGTTCGCGGTCAAAACGCAAAAACTGAGCTCACTGAAAAGTTCTTCTTCGGTCCCATTAAGACCGAGATTTTTGAATTGTCTGAACCTTTCTTCTACAAGATCTTTTGCTTCTTCTCTTATTTTGAGTAATTCATCAGATAAAGATACTGTGATCTCCTCCCAAGCTGATTATATCAATTTCTTGTGTGAAACAAAATAATGGTATAATATAAACAAACAACTGGAGGCATGTTGAAATGTCTTTGGATCAGATAGTAGAGCTTCTTAAAACTTATGGTTTGAAAATAACTCCTCAGCGGGTGGAAATACTGAAATTTCTGGACAGCAACAGAATTCATCCAACAGCCCAACAGATATATGAGCATGTGCTCTCGAGAGTGGGAAGTGTTTCCTTCACAACAGTCTATAATACCTTGCACACTCTGGAGCAAATTGGTTCAGTAAAAAGAATCGCTATAGATGACAGCCTGACTATATACGATATAGACACAAGCAACCACGGGCATTTTGTATGCAAGGTGTGTGGAAGAATATACGATATCCCATACGAAATAAAAGCAGATCTGCCTGGAAAGGCAGAAAGAACAGAATTGATAGTTTATGGAGTTTGCAGGCAGTGCGAAAATTATCCTCAATAAGGACTCACAATTTTTTTTGAACCTGGTGCTGTTCGTAAAACTCCAGTTCATCGTTTTCTCTAAGATCTTCATTTGATTTGAGCTTTAGACCACATTCCTGTGGCGCGCTGACTTTATCCACGTCTTCCTTGTAGTGCTTCAGACTATCTATTTGATCACTGAAAAGAAACGTGCCATTTCTATAAACTTTGACTATGCAATCCTTAGAAACATGACCTTCAAGAAGCTGAACTCCCGCTATTTTGCCGACTTTCTTTATGTCAAAGATTTTTCTGATCTCTCCTCTACCAACGAGTTCTTCAACTGTTTCAGGTTTGAGCATGCCTTCAAGTGCTAATTTCATGTTGTCAAGTAAGTCGTAGATTATTTCATATGTTTTGATCTGTATACCTTCATTTTCTGCTGTTTTTCTCGCCTGAGCATCTACCTTTACTCTAAAACCGACTATGATTCCATTGCTCGCAGATGCCAGCATTACATCGCTATTATTCACTGTTCCAACTCCGGAATGAACAATATTGATTTTTATTTCTTCGCTTTTCAGTGAAGCTATGGCGTTTTGAACTGCACTTAGAGATCCAAAGGTATCTGCTTTCAGAACCAGATTGAGTTCTTTTTTTTCTGATTCTTCCATCATCTTCAGTAATTCTTCCAGTCGAACCCTTCGTTTTGCCATTTTATCTCTCTCAAGCCTTTCTTTAAGTTGCTGAGTAACTGTACGGGCACTTTCGAGACTTTCGACCGCATATATAGAATAGCGGATATCCGGGACTTCCTCGAAGCCAACTATCATAACTGGTTGAGATGGTTCTGCTATTTTAATTGACTTTCCCTTATCATCTATTAAAATCCTGACTTTGCAATACGTTGGACCTGCCACTAAATAATCGCCAACTCTCAATTCTCCATCCTTTACTATGACATTTGCGACAGGTCCGAGAGATCTATCGAGCTTTGATTCAATGATTACACAACGAGCAGGTCCTTTCGGGTAACATTTGATTTCTCTTAATTCTGCAACGAGCAATATCATCTCCAGAAGTTCATCGATTCCATGGCCTGTTCGGGCTGATATGGGAACAGTAATCGTATCTCCTCCCCAATCTTCAGGGATGATATTTAGTTTGTCTACCAGTTGTCTTTTGGTCGCTTCGATGTTTGCATTTGGTTTATCGATTTTGTTTATTGCTACAATAACAGGAACATTCGCAACTTTGGCGTGATTATAAGCCTCTATTGTTTGCGGCATGACACCGTCGTCTGCTGCTACAACAAGGACAACTATATCCGTGGCTTGAGCTCCTTTTGCTCTCATTTCTGTGAACAGTTCATGGCCGGGTGTATCTATAAAAGTAATCTTTTTTCCTTTGTGAACCACCTGGTAAGCACCTATTGATTGGGTGATACCTCCGACCTCTTTTTCTGCAACTCTTGTCCTTCTGATTTTATCAAGGAGTGTGGTTTTGCCATGGTCGACGTGCCCCATAACAGTTACTACGGGAGGTCTTATGGATAGCTCATCTTTGTGGGTTTCGTACAATGTTTCGAAATATTTTTCTAATC is a window of Pseudothermotoga elfii DSM 9442 = NBRC 107921 DNA encoding:
- the gltX gene encoding glutamate--tRNA ligase, whose product is MVRVRFAPSPTGYLHVGGARTALFNYLFAKHHGGKFILRIEDTDIARSEGIFEENLMKTLQWLGLNWDEGPDIGGSFGPYRQSERLNIYEEYAKKLIALDKAYEVFAYPEEIEEIREKLLSKGLTPHYDRTIFEPFATKERKREYEEKGLKPAIYFSMPRKAFIHNDLVKGTVQFSEGSVGDFAILRSNGIPTYNFACVVDDMLMQITHVIRGDDHLPNTVKQLALYEAFSARPPEIGHVSTILGPDGKKLSKRHGATSIEELRERGYLPQAVVNYLALLGWSSPDAKEIMSMQEMIERFSIDRLSKNPAIFDPAKLSWMNGQYIRSTNEEELEQLLKPLLEKWNFIPRNQDWLRRVIIAVKDRLHTLEDFQHVADFFFVKPEIKTETEYQIKCAMLECADKLESLDRSDKNSIVEVFRSTIKKQKVSAKEFYSTLRYVLTGKHEGPELVDIVFLLGPNEVAARIKSILG
- the cysS gene encoding cysteine--tRNA ligase codes for the protein MRFYNTLSKHIEEFKENEPGIVRMYVCGPTVYGLIHIGNARPMVVFDALRRYLEYRGYRVIMVQNFTDIDDKIINKSIEFSVDFKDISETFIAEYWRDSMALGVRAPNFSPKTSDFVPEIINAIQNLIAKNHAYVVDGDVYFSVRSFPRYGELSHRSIDELKAGARIDLNEKKRDPLDFALWKSAKPGEPYWKSPWGNGRPGWHIECSVMSTKLLGTTLDIHAGGEDLIFPHHENEKAQSEALTGKTFVKYWLHNGMIKYTGDKMSKSTGNIFLLREALKKYGADALKIFFLSKHYRSPIEFSEKALSSAAKAATRINETFLRFESEFSFAIPKQDSWINEKRSIFIDSLDDDFNTPRALALIFELVNSLNRAMDDGNERDALKIYHLLRREFCPVLGLFDLPERADNRSIEELVKILIDVRAELRAKKQYELSDMIRSKLRKVGIELKDMPQGTTYTFIKEV
- the infB gene encoding translation initiation factor IF-2 translates to MPRLRVYELAKKLNMSTKDLLQELEELGLNVKNHMSYIDEETVGLLLEIFEEEEETAAKAKAAKPKKEKEELEEIFQEVVLKPEDLQLNTLAVKIGVPLNRIIQDMFVKGIVLKPTQQIDEKTAKDIAKIYGYRAKFYQPEEEISELETIENELERLEKYFETLYETHKDELSIRPPVVTVMGHVDHGKTTLLDKIRRTRVAEKEVGGITQSIGAYQVVHKGKKITFIDTPGHELFTEMRAKGAQATDIVVLVVAADDGVMPQTIEAYNHAKVANVPVIVAINKIDKPNANIEATKRQLVDKLNIIPEDWGGDTITVPISARTGHGIDELLEMILLVAELREIKCYPKGPARCVIIESKLDRSLGPVANVIVKDGELRVGDYLVAGPTYCKVRILIDDKGKSIKIAEPSQPVMIVGFEEVPDIRYSIYAVESLESARTVTQQLKERLERDKMAKRRVRLEELLKMMEESEKKELNLVLKADTFGSLSAVQNAIASLKSEEIKINIVHSGVGTVNNSDVMLASASNGIIVGFRVKVDAQARKTAENEGIQIKTYEIIYDLLDNMKLALEGMLKPETVEELVGRGEIRKIFDIKKVGKIAGVQLLEGHVSKDCIVKVYRNGTFLFSDQIDSLKHYKEDVDKVSAPQECGLKLKSNEDLRENDELEFYEQHQVQKKL
- a CDS encoding N-glycosylase/DNA lyase, translated to MTVSLSDELLKIREEAKDLVEERFRQFKNLGLNGTEEELFSELSFCVLTANWTAQGGIKAQKLIGKAGFIHLDEDELSKKLSELGHRFPKARASYIIKNRKIIGQLKQLTTIDPFEAREWLVNNAIGIGYKEASHFLRNTGVEKLAILDRHVLSLMHRYNIIEEIPKTLTKKRYLIFERLLSFEAEKFGESPGKFDLYLWFFVKKKVEK
- a CDS encoding Fur family transcriptional regulator; this encodes MSLDQIVELLKTYGLKITPQRVEILKFLDSNRIHPTAQQIYEHVLSRVGSVSFTTVYNTLHTLEQIGSVKRIAIDDSLTIYDIDTSNHGHFVCKVCGRIYDIPYEIKADLPGKAERTELIVYGVCRQCENYPQ